A single genomic interval of Oryzias latipes chromosome 3, ASM223467v1 harbors:
- the LOC101172145 gene encoding CKLF-like MARVEL transmembrane domain-containing protein 3, with product MGDIEDPDSSGARQPVLLSVLPSKEFATSRKGMLLIAEVGLSFISFLCFAASAAAAFVTVPLLEFLGAIFLLFAYSTKFNERFKGYCWPLMDFVRCVTASIIYFIISIMAVSKYDDGSSKAAGVFGFVATIVFALDFYFIFNELASFLKQGGESSEEPPAREDNFSDSDSD from the exons ATGGGGGACATCGAGGATCCGGACTCGAGCGGGGCGCGCCAGCCCGTCCTGCTCTCTGTTCTCCCCAGCAAAGAGTTCGCCACCTCCAGGAAAGGAATGCTGCTGATCGCTGAAGTG ggtctTTCCTTCATatcgtttttgtgttttgcgGCCTCTGCGGCAGCAGCGTTTGTGACCGTCCCCCTGCTGGAGTTCCTGGGCGCTATCTTCTTGTTGTTTGCTTACTCTACAAAATTCAACGAGAGGTTTAAAGGCTACTGCTGGCCACTTATG GATTTTGTGAGATGCGTAACTGCCTCCATAATCTATTTCATCATCTCTATTATGGCGGTGTCCAAATATGATGATGGCTCCTCTAAAGCTGCTGGG GTCTTTGGGTTTGTTGCCactattgtttttgctttagatttttatttcatttttaatgagttGGCCAGTTTCCTGAAACAAGGAGGCGAATCCAGTGAGGAACCACCAGCACGTGAAG acaATTTCTCAGACTCCGACTCGGACTGA